In Lycium ferocissimum isolate CSIRO_LF1 chromosome 7, AGI_CSIRO_Lferr_CH_V1, whole genome shotgun sequence, the sequence CTGAGAAGTTAGGCCTGAGACAAATCAACTCAAGtccacaaaatatatatatatatagtaggagTATGTCCTTATTAATTTCCTACTGAGATTGTACATTTCGATTTTTTAACAATATTGCATGTTGAATAGTAAAATACGTTCGTATCATATAACATACTCATCGATATTCCTCCCAGAAATATTTTGATGATCAGCAGAGATGATGAAGAGTACTCTCAAAACTCCATTCAGAGGCATTGTCGATGATTTTAGAGGAAGAGCAACTTGCTACCAGCGCGATTGGCTTGCTGGACTTACATCCGGAATATCGTAACTATACTATGCTTTTTACATTGATAATATTGTTTtcagaaattttttgaaaacaatATTGAACAtattctttgtttcttttttcttatctAACTGATGCTTCTTTTGAACATATATCAGGATATTGGCTCCAACTACTTACATATTTTTTGCATCTGCTCTTCCAGTGATTGCCTTTGGAGAACAATTGAGCAGAGAtacaggttttttttttctttttcttttttcacattTCAACTTTATTACATATCAAGAAAATTAATGAACACTAATATACTATGGATTTATTTTGTATCTAAATTAGATGGGAGCGTGAGCACTGTGGAAACTTTAGTTTCAACAGCTATATGTGGTATAATACACTCCATATTCGGTGGGCAGCCTCTTTTAATATTAGGAGTTGCAGAACCTACTATTATTATGTACACTTACATGTACAAATTTGCCAAAGGGAGAGAAGATTTGGGACAGACTCTTTACTTGGCTTGGGCTGGATGGTATGTTAATTAAAATCATCTGTGTTTTACATTTTCAGAAATATATTAAAGTATTTGTGTTGAGATGAGAATTTCTTTCATACTGATTCTGCAGGGTTTGTGTGTGGACGGCACTCATGTTGTTTCTTTTAGCAATATTTAATGCCTGCAACATTATCAATCGATTTACAAGGATAGCTGGGGAGACATTTGGGATGCTCATTTCTGTGCTTTTTATACAAGAGGCAATTAAGGTAACTGCAAGAAGAAACAGGTGGTCTTCTTAAAAATTATACAGCTCTTGGTAATATTGATATACCAGTATGAAGTCTTGACTTAGGATGTCAAATTTAGTCCATCAACGTGTATAACCCGTCCAATCCATTCACATTTAAGCGAAATGGTCTGGGCATGTATTCATTGCGGGTCGATTTGAGCATAACACAAGTTAGCCCATCTAAAAGTTTGGGGCCAATTTGGGCGCCGTATGTAGCCCATGATCCATAAGGAGGCTAATAAGACATAGAAAAATGTTTTTGGGTTTTGTTGGGTTATTTGGATCATGATTCATTGTTTAGCTTAAATCGTCCAACAATCTTGATCCAAACAGATTTGGACGGATTATGAACCAAACAGTTTTTTGGTTTAATAAGTTTTAACCCCTTCAAATTTAGTCCAAGTCGCTTATTTGACACCCTTTTATAACTTAACTTGAGGTTGCATTTTTAATGTGCTTTTGTAGGGGTTAGTAAGCGAGTTCAAAGTTCCCAAAGCTGAGGACCCAAATTTAGAGAAATATCAATTCCAATGGCTCTATACAAACGGCTTACTTGGAGTTATATTTTCCTTTGGCCTTCTCTACACATCATTGAAAAGCAGAAAAGCAAGGTCATGGTGGTATGGAACAGGTATATGAATTGTGATGTAACATTAATTAGTAATATCATACAGTAGCTTTTCTTAAGAGCTTAACTTTATAGGTTAAATTATAGTGATAGTGCAAAATTTCTTTACACATcaatgtatataatataaattcttTTTCACGAAGTTGCATGTATATATTGTGTGGTGACTAATAGTACTTTCTTTTCCTATTAAATCAGGTTGGTTCAGAAGCTTTATTGCTGATTATGGTGTTCCATTAATGGTCCTTGTTTGGTCAGCACTCTCATATAGTGTGCCAAGTAAAGTGCCATCTGGAGTTCCCAGAAGGCTCTTTAGTCCCCTTCCTTGGGAATCTGCATCTTCACACCACTGGACTGTAATTAAGGTGTGTTAATTGTGAACGGTTCGATGGATTAATTTTCTAATGCCTGATGGTTATTGAAAAATCTTGAAATTCATGGAATCAGCCATTGATATTTATGTTGGCATACAATGAGGCCCTTCTTTGGTCCTTGCATGAGTGCAGGATCCTTCTTACACGgggctgccctttttttttatagaaaaaatcTTGAAATTCTTGGAATCAGTCATTGATGTTTATGTTAGGATAGGATGCGGCCCTTTCTCTTATCCTGCGTCAACGCAAAATACTTCGTATACCAGGCTGCccttttttattataaaatctTGAAATTTTTGGAATTAGCCACTGATGTTTGTGTCAGCATGAACGCAGGATGCTTCATGCACCAAGCTGCCTTATTTATTGAATAATCTTGAAATTGAACACATGATATCTCAATTGCAGGACATGGGGAAGGTTCCTCCAACATACATCTTTGCTGCCTTAATTCCAGCTCTAATGATAGCTGGACTTTATTTCTTTGATCACACTGTTGCTTCACAAATGGCACAACAAAAGGAATTCAATCTTAAGAATCCTTCTGCTTATCATCATGACATCTTGCTCTTGGGATTTATGGTATCTAGCTATTCATCTATAGCTGatttcttttattgttttccaTTTTTCATCACTGGGGTAATAAATCAAGATTATCTAATTACATGAATGGTATCTCCTTAGACTTTGCTTTGTGGTTTGATTGGAGTTCCTCCTTCAAATGGTGTCTTGCCACAGTCCCCTATGCATACAAAGAGTTTGGCTGTTCTCAGGAGACAGGTAATTACCAATTAGCATACTAGAAACTCTAATAACTACTTGTTATATATGCTAGTGATTTTGTGGATGCTACTCATTCGAATACTGAAAACTTTCTGCAATGTGAACCAGCTGATTCGGAGGAAGATGGTCAAAAGTGCCAAGGAGAGTATAAAGCGAAAGGCTAGTAATTCCGAAATTTATGGCAATATGCAAGCAGTTTTTGTAGAGATTGATAGTTCTCCTGATGTAAGTCTAGTTCTCCTGATGTAAGTCTCTTCTAAGTTTACTTTTTGTTGCTTATCTTGGCATTGGTTTTGCGAAAATATATCAATTTTAAGCTTATTTGTTCAAAGTATTACCGTTCATTCACTTGTTAAATGATGTTGTAGTCCGTGGTGGTGCACATCTTACTTCATGCAGGTGAATATTGAGCTTTGtaaaatgaatggtttgtgtCCTATTGCAGACAACAGTAGCTAAAGAGTTGGAACACTTGAAGGAGGCAGTAATGAAAAGTACTGAAAATGATAACGAGGGAAATGCAGAGTTCGCATTTGATCCTGAGAAACACATAGATGTCTACTTGCCTGTCCGAGTGAATGAGCAAAGAGTGAGCAATCTATTACAGTCGCTACTAGTAGCAGCATCAGTTTGTGCTATGCCAGTGATAAAGAAGATACCAACCTCAGTTCTTTGGGGATATTTCGCCTATATGGCTATTGACAGCCTGCCTGGAAATCAACTCTGGGAAAGAATATTGCTTCTCTTCATCACTCCTGGGAGGAGATTTAAGTAAGTCCACCTGGTAATTCACCAATAATGTTTCAAGTACTTCAAAAAATAATGAAGTACTTTTTGATGCCATACATATATGAAAAAGATCTAAGTTGTTTATACACTGATAGTATaaagaaattttatgatttaactttttaaaaagcAAGTTCTCATTCTGTCTCCTGGAGTACTATATCAGACTTGATATGAAAAGTTACTTGATGGCGTTAAAAACTTATGCATTGGTAGTGCACAGAACTTAAACTCGTAGGCAAACATGAGCATTGCTGCATATACGAATCCTATTACTTCTTTAACTGATTTGAGTTACCATGTTGACAGGGTCCTTGAAGGGGTGCATGCATCTTTTGTGGAGTCGGTGCCATTCAGATACATTGCAATTTTCACAGTTTTCCAATTTATGTACTTATTATTATGCTTTGGAGTCACTTGGATCCCCATAGCTGGCATTCTCTTTCCCTTGccattttttctccttttaagCATAAGACAACATCTACTACCCAAGATTTTCCAGCCTCATCATTTGAGAGAGCTAGATGCAGCTGAGTATGAGGAAATTCCTGGTGTCCCTCAACGTTTGCGCAGCTTCTCTTCTAAGGTATTCCAAAAGTTCAATGTCTGCTAAATTGTTGATTCTCTTTTCAAGTTTATCAACTTATGAAATGTCAAATACTACTTGTTTTTATTAGGAAAAGGAAGCACCTCCTCATGGAGCTGAGGAAGGTGAAGTAGACATTTGTGGTGCTGAGATATTAGATGAACTTACAACCAGAAGAGGGGAATTCAAGATCAGGAGCAAGAGCTTTAACGATGATAAACGCCCACAGGTATCTTGAGTCACTTTAGCCTATAGTTGGAGACCATATAAGTTATTGACCCTTCAAAACAGAAGTGCACAGAGTTGGTGAAATTGAGAAAACACCTATCTAAAGCATTGCCATTTGCATAAATTTGCCTGGAGACTTTGAAGTATAGCACAGTTGACATTCTACTTTTGCAGGTTCATGCAACAACAGAGAATTTGAGTAGTTGATCAGCTGGGGAGTCAAGGAGACAGAGACCAAAAGTAGTCTTGAATATTTTTCTCACTAAGACTAATCCTGGAATTTTGCTCATGTACACTTTTTCAAATGGAAATCAACAGGGAAAATACCAACACTGAATGGATTTAGTTCAATATATGAAGGAACACATACTATGTTGAACCAAGAAGGGTCTTTCATTTGATTATTCgaaaattttgtataaataCATGTAAAATACAACAatacatcattttttttaactctcTTGCTTGTatgacatgaaaaagaaaaaagaaaagagcaaCACATCAACTATAGTACGTATTACAAGGAATATCATATCAGCATTCCGTCATGCATAAAACATAAACTGAATCAACAATTATCagacttaaataattaaaaggatCTATGGACGGTGGGGATTGCGAACTCCAACCAATCTCACATCATCGACCACAGGACCACACAACGAGCCCGAATTATCACTCTTCATATGATAATACGTGCTCAAAAACCTCACTCTAGTACGTGGTGCAATCGCCGTGAACCTAAGTCTAGCCCTTTTGAATCCACCTTTACCTTTAGATTCATAAGGAAATTGCCTAGTAATTTTCCCTGCAAATGCCTCAACAAGCATGGATCCTTCACAAGAATTGCTAGCATCTCCAATAGAGAAAATTAAATCATATACTTTTCGTGGTCTAGTCCTCACTACTTGTGCTATGGCACTCTCTCTTCCAGCCACGAGCTCGACTGCTCGCTTGCCCTCCGGCACGTGGAAGTGTTCGGAGTCGATGTATTTGACTGCCTTGAGAGATTCAATCATCCATCCGAGCAATGGAGAGTGATCATCTTCAATGTTTGGAGGGATTAGAACGCCCCATGTTGTGTTAGGGAAAATGTATGGACCTACCTCAAAGTTTCCATTCTTCAACATGTTGTCTGCATGCATCGATTATATATCATCAATATGAATTAGTAATTTGACACATTATAGCCAAAGTATAAATtccatcttttaaaaaaataaaaaaaaaaaaaaaaaaacttgagacTATTCTATATCAAAATCCTAGTATTAAATATAAGCACATGTCATGTACtcattcaattttaaaattattgctCACGTAAGCCAACTGCAAGTAAATTGCTTATGATAAAAGTAAAGGATTTGAATTATATGTACTAGCAGAGTAAAGAATTTTTATGCTATTAGTGTAATTTAATTGAATATGTCAAATTAGCAGGTTATTAGTCTATTTTCTGATTACTATATCTGACTTGCTAGGAAAAGTATACCGATTCGTATAGGTCAACTTAACTTGATAATTTGAAGAACTCAATACATTATAAGTACACAAAATTTAAACTCAAAAGTAAACTCTTCCCAATCGATGCATTAACATAtggtaaaatatttttctaatagGCTCCTGACTCCACTGGTTATGAAATATTAACTTAGTTACTTTTAAAGTAACTTAATGGTACAAATCCATATATTATCAGtgtattaattaaaattatatcCACTTGAAAAAGAAGATAAGTAGTAAGTAACTAGTTATAACCCGGTCCGATTTTAATCCTTTTGGGAATTTCAAGGGGACGCCAACTCAAGTTCAAGCCAAAAATGGAGCAATTCAATTATAGCCAACTACTTCCtacatctcaaattatttgtcgtgatCTTTAGCgatagttgtctcaaattatttattaatttaaaaattcaaaacaaaattaattattttttcctttttacccttagtagTAATTGTTCTTGAAAATTACAAACACCTCAAGGTGACACACAAATAGAATAATATTCAATGAAGAGAAATTATAtattaagacataaataaaagtaaaatagttaaaagtcctttttaattaatatttctataaaaGCCGATAAAAGAGAAACACGACAAATAATTCGAGATAGATGGAGTAGGTACACTAACCTCCACGTCTTTTGGGGGTTTTTAAAGCCTTAAGAGCAACGAAATCAATAAGTGGACCACAAGCCGGGTCCTTCTCCACAGCTGGATTATGTATCACAACATCAATCACATTAGCCTCTGCCAAAAAACCCCACGAATACGAATCCCATCCTTCAGAACTATACATAGTCTGTAGTGGCAACATTCCCCAATCATTGGGCTCAGAATTAGGTGAAACTGACACATTCAGTTTCTCTTCTTGGGCACAAGTCCTAGCAAATACAAAAGAGATTGAATAGAACACTCCTTTTGTGACTTTCACTTTGGTTTTGATTGAAGCGTCTTCACCTAGCCTAACAGCGTAATCTCCTTGAGGTACTGGAAGGAGCATGTCACCTTGTGTTTGGCCTGATTTAATGTACTCGACGTAACCTGATATTTCCCAGTTGGGTATTGCGTGACGGTTCACTACTTTTGTTCCTTTCATTTCTGATGGCTTTGGACCTAGCTCGAAGTTCCCGTTTGGCAATATTCctgatcattcaaacaagaaaaTGAATTATTGTTACGTATATCAAACTATCATTTAAGATAGAATTTATGTTACAAGTGTAAAAAAGAATGTTACACTGCTAGGTTACTCAAAAGATATTTACAAGTAAAACAATTTATAATCTTGAAAATGACATAGATTACTTGCTACAACAGGTAAAAGTGACCTGATGGTGCAAAAATTCATTACATTAAGGTGAATTTTAATAAACGTCGTAAAGATTTTGTACACCGTTAGTGAAGTTTAATTTGTAATACTAAGTTAGTTATCATTTTTAACAGTTTACAAattcttataataaaatttatatgcAATACTTTTAATTGatgtaattaattttataaatattctttaaatTATTGTCCGAACATAGGTCTTCAATTCAACCAATTATTATAGAAATTTATTCTCAAAAAGCCTTTAATCTAACCGCTAGGGTAGATCTGTATCAACTCGATGGATGCATCTAATTTACATGGATTTAGCAAACTAGTCTTTTATTAGTTGGGGAAAAAGAACATGTACATGCTGGCTGCCATCATAACTATcacaattcacatattcccttcAGTAATCACATGCATGAATAAAGCAAGTCCTTTCTCTCTTCCTTATTTATATCGCATTgcttgaggggaaaaaattggaaataagcCGGTGTTGAGCAAAAGGATAATAGCCTagcaattatttttatttggtaCAATCAATTGTGGGGTATTGAATGACATATACTAAATTGGTGCCGGGAGATCGGAGACAAGGCTAGATCACCCTATCACttaaatgaattattattattattattattattatttaggCTATAATTAGTTAATTAGGATGGATTAAGGAAAGTTGCATGGTACATATGTCTTGTAGCTAGTACATAATTGGAGAATGATGCTAATCTTAACAAGTGGAAACTTGACGATTTTACAATTTTACTAATTTCCTCCTGCTCATTTCAGCACTCCTAGTAAACTACTATTGTTTGTGGTTTGCACACAAGTAGCATTCATATTTTACTAATTTATTCTTTTTCGTTTATATCATGATGAATATACCAAACGCTATAGCATGCATGACGAATACAAATATCAGAAAATGATTTCATAATATAAACCATAAGAAGTTAAATTTTAATATCATCAATGCAGTATTAAATGAAACATAATCATACATACTGCCCAGAATTGAAAACAAAAACCGAAAATGGATAGTAAAAGAATAGTAATTAAAAACTTACCATCCTTTTGTGATGAAGCAACATGGATGGTGGCACAGAGCAGCACCAATAATATGGCTGCCTTCTTCATTTTTATGAATTAGAGAGACACTGAagagtgtgtgtatgtgtgtgctGAAATTCAGAAACTTTCAACCGGCTTTTATGAGTTTCTGTTTATGAATTTGCCCCAAGGTGAGAAGTAAATTACAAAAACTGCCACTATTTCTCTTTCCTAGTTGTGACAACGCAGCAAAAGTGCACGTGCATTCCTCGTGCCGAGGGGACAAAGATTTGGAAAAACCTAATTAAATGCTAAAATAATTACTCCTACTACCCTGTAGTAAACAAACCAAAACGACATCGCCTAATTAGTCATTCTCCTCGGCCAGAGTCGGGTCAAGATTCGAAGACCATGTTCATAcacatggaattttttttagttaagtCGAATTATTGTCAAATCGTCTTTAACTCTTTTGTTTTGAGCATTCTAAATTTTAGCATATGATCTTCTTCCTTCTCATCCACAAAGTCTCAGGTACTATGAATTATAGTCAACGAAAAGGTCGTATATGGTAAAGGTTTTTGACCAGTGGCCGAGTGGCGTGTGCACATGCTCCACGTACTAACAAACTCTAGCTCAGCCTCCGTATAACCTTGTCTTCTCATTGAGTCATTCCGCTTTTTGGACCATTTCTCGATTTGTTTTGTGCCTGCCATCGTTGCACAGGGACCATGCTAATCTTCTATGTATCGTTTCAGTTTTATCGGATGTCCCCAAAGGACCGAGTCATTCCGCTTTTGCTTCTTTTTACATACTCCCAAGTCTCATATTGTCTTTATCTGATACTAGATTATAGTAATTAGAATATGAAAaggataaatataaaaaagagttATGGTTAAAAACACACATAAACGATCATTTTTTCCCCCGAatttcacacttaaactataacttgttttcttttcttgcctaaactatcaccatctatatatattaaaacacaCTTCAAAGCTGAGGCCAACTATTATCTATTCCATTTTCCTTcttgaactatcaccatctattcAACTAGGTGTGTTGAAACgcatagatggtgatagtttagaTAGATGAAGGGACAACTGATATTTTGGGCGTGAAACTCGCGAAACAATGATTGTTAATGTGTGCTTTTGATGACCATTATCTCTTAAAGAAAATAACATTAATACTTTTGAATTTTCTCTGTTTTTAATTAAGGAGAATCTATTAGTTATGGCTCCATTAACAATTAGAAATATtaacatgaaaacatggaaataaattgattttaagAATATTGGAATTACTGAAGGAATTTTGCTCTCTCCTTCTCATGATTTTTGTCTGAAACACTTTGACTGggatgaaattttaaaaaataacaagatttttgaatttgtgATTTAGAATACatagataattatttttatagtaTATTTTTCTTGCGTAcggacaaaaaagaaaaatgtataatatAAATTAAGACAAAGGAAGTAATTTATAGAGCTTTGTGGTGATGATCCAAAAAGAGTTTGATTTACCACCGACGGAAGCTCAAATATGTTATACCTGCCATAGGGCACATGGCTCTGGCAGGATAATGTTGGGTGGTTGTACTCCAAGCTGATTTATAGTTATCCTCAAGAAATGACGATGTTACAAAAACAACCATAAAATCAGACTATTAAAACCAAATATACCAATGGATTGTGAAAACAGAGGAACGTGATATAGCAGGAAATTGGGAATATAAGACATTCAAGATCTGGTACTGAAAGCATTCCCATGTGAAACTCAGTGCATCCTTAATTTATTTGTCTTTCCTGTCTTTTTCAGTGAAAGAGTTTTGGCAGCTCCTTATTGGTCGGCAATAATTCGAAAATGTTTAATGAGGAGGGCATGTGCAATTAGTGAATGGTGCAATTAGGTGTCACTGCTGCTATAACAGCATGCATGTGTACAATGTAAGTAATTATCCATCTTAATTAGTATGGTACGGGTGTGGGATGTAGGGTCAGATTTGGGGTAATTAATTTCTACcacttcaacttaaattcattacTTCCAATTCGaacgatatatgtataattatggtAAGATTCGGTCATTTATCATCCCAGTACAAGTTGAGGTATAAATTATGTAAAGTGGTTCACAGGTTATAAATTTTGTAGcttcatttatttttaaggTGTTACGTTCAGATTCTAAACAGGAGGCTTTAAAAGAAAAGGGAGAGAGCAAATATTGCTAAAGGGGCTGCAAGATCAGTTGGAAGTTATGTTGTGGAAGTGGCTGTGCTTTTCCTCACACGTCATCGTAAGGAAATTTCTATTCATGGTTACGGTAACATAAACAAATATTGTACTCTTTTTTATAATAGTGGAGTCTGAACCAGCTTACACgcatttcaattaattttatgtggtatagATAGAA encodes:
- the LOC132063702 gene encoding boron transporter 4-like isoform X2, whose protein sequence is MMKSTLKTPFRGIVDDFRGRATCYQRDWLAGLTSGISILAPTTYIFFASALPVIAFGEQLSRDTDGSVSTVETLVSTAICGIIHSIFGGQPLLILGVAEPTIIMYTYMYKFAKGREDLGQTLYLAWAGWVCVWTALMLFLLAIFNACNIINRFTRIAGETFGMLISVLFIQEAIKGLVSEFKVPKAEDPNLEKYQFQWLYTNGLLGVIFSFGLLYTSLKSRKARSWWYGTGWFRSFIADYGVPLMVLVWSALSYSVPSKVPSGVPRRLFSPLPWESASSHHWTVIKDMGKVPPTYIFAALIPALMIAGLYFFDHTVASQMAQQKEFNLKNPSAYHHDILLLGFMTLLCGLIGVPPSNGVLPQSPMHTKSLAVLRRQLIRRKMVKSAKESIKRKASNSEIYGNMQAVFVEIDSSPDTTVAKELEHLKEAVMKSTENDNEGNAEFAFDPEKHIDVYLPVRVNEQRVSNLLQSLLVAASVCAMPVIKKIPTSVLWGYFAYMAIDSLPGNQLWERILLLFITPGRRFKVLEGVHASFVESVPFRYIAIFTVFQFMYLLLCFGVTWIPIAGILFPLPFFLLLSIRQHLLPKIFQPHHLRELDAAEYEEIPGVPQRLRSFSSKEKEAPPHGAEEGEVDICGAEILDELTTRRGEFKIRSKSFNDDKRPQVHATTENLSS
- the LOC132063702 gene encoding boron transporter 4-like isoform X1, whose translation is MLLLNIYQDIGSNYLHIFCICSSSDCLWRTIEQRYRFFFSFSFFTFQLYYISRKLMNTNILWIYFVSKLDGSVSTVETLVSTAICGIIHSIFGGQPLLILGVAEPTIIMYTYMYKFAKGREDLGQTLYLAWAGWVCVWTALMLFLLAIFNACNIINRFTRIAGETFGMLISVLFIQEAIKGLVSEFKVPKAEDPNLEKYQFQWLYTNGLLGVIFSFGLLYTSLKSRKARSWWYGTGWFRSFIADYGVPLMVLVWSALSYSVPSKVPSGVPRRLFSPLPWESASSHHWTVIKDMGKVPPTYIFAALIPALMIAGLYFFDHTVASQMAQQKEFNLKNPSAYHHDILLLGFMTLLCGLIGVPPSNGVLPQSPMHTKSLAVLRRQLIRRKMVKSAKESIKRKASNSEIYGNMQAVFVEIDSSPDTTVAKELEHLKEAVMKSTENDNEGNAEFAFDPEKHIDVYLPVRVNEQRVSNLLQSLLVAASVCAMPVIKKIPTSVLWGYFAYMAIDSLPGNQLWERILLLFITPGRRFKVLEGVHASFVESVPFRYIAIFTVFQFMYLLLCFGVTWIPIAGILFPLPFFLLLSIRQHLLPKIFQPHHLRELDAAEYEEIPGVPQRLRSFSSKEKEAPPHGAEEGEVDICGAEILDELTTRRGEFKIRSKSFNDDKRPQVHATTENLSS
- the LOC132063703 gene encoding protein DUF642 L-GALACTONO-1,4-LACTONE-RESPONSIVE GENE 2-like; the protein is MKKAAILLVLLCATIHVASSQKDGILPNGNFELGPKPSEMKGTKVVNRHAIPNWEISGYVEYIKSGQTQGDMLLPVPQGDYAVRLGEDASIKTKVKVTKGVFYSISFVFARTCAQEEKLNVSVSPNSEPNDWGMLPLQTMYSSEGWDSYSWGFLAEANVIDVVIHNPAVEKDPACGPLIDFVALKALKTPKRRGDNMLKNGNFEVGPYIFPNTTWGVLIPPNIEDDHSPLLGWMIESLKAVKYIDSEHFHVPEGKRAVELVAGRESAIAQVVRTRPRKVYDLIFSIGDASNSCEGSMLVEAFAGKITRQFPYESKGKGGFKRARLRFTAIAPRTRVRFLSTYYHMKSDNSGSLCGPVVDDVRLVGVRNPHRP